Within Flavobacteriales bacterium, the genomic segment AGACTAGTAAAGACGGAAGACGTTGGCTAGTTAATCTATGAGCCTTAAAACTATTATTTAGACTTTCCGGGTATAATCTTGTCCGTTACCCTTTTTCCCCATTTAAGGATATTGAAATACATCGTAACGTCCGTTTCTTCCACGCCATCAATCGAATGAATTTCATCGTTTAATATTTGAAATAATTTTTGATTACTCTCGGAAAGTAACGAGATATCGATGCTGTATTTTCCGGATGAAACGGCAATAAAACAAACGTTTGTAACCGATTTTAGTTTTTCTGTAACGGCGTTAATTTTATTCGCGGGTTTAACACTAATAGAAACTCGTGCAAAACTCATGAGTCCTCTTTTGCTGGGTGCAACCCAGCCTTCAACAGCTAAAATCTTTTTTTCGACTAATTCGTTATACCTATTTCTAACCATCCCAACCGAAGAATTCATTTCGGCAGCAATGTCAGTAAAAGACTTTCGGCCATCGTTTCTAAGATGCCTCATTATTTCGAAGTCCTTTTCGTCTATTTTAAATTCTTTATCACTCATTCTTTATACTTATAGGTAAGTCGTTATCTTGTAAGATGTCGAAATACTGTGTAATGTCTGTTTGATTTACTCCTTTAATGTTAATGATCTTGGTATGAAGTATCTTGGCTAAATCTGAATTGTCTTTACAAACAACGTCAACTTCAATACTGTATTGACCAGATATTAAAGCCATGAATGGAATTTCATCCAGTTTCATGAGTTCCTCAACCACATTTTCTAACAAGTTCATTGGCTTAACTTCAATTAATACCCTCGAGTATCCATTGTAGCCATTTTTGGTAACATCTGTCCATCCCACAACATGGAGGATATTGTGTTTAACCAAGTTTTTATATCTATTATGGATGGTGGCAACAGAAACGTTTAGTTCCTGGGCAATATCTTTAAAAGACATTCTGCCATCAATGTGTAGAAAATTGATAATCTGTGCATCTTGCTTATCAATTTTATATTCGTTTTCTTTCATTGTACTAGTTCTCATCAATAAAATCGCAGAATAGTAAGCCTAATTTGCGTTCCGAGGGAAAAGTTAGCGATTTTTTTTACAAACCATTTAGTTCTCTTTTTTTTAGCAAAAAAATAACTTTTCTCAATCGTTGAAAATGCTGATTTTGATACGAGTTATCGACGTGTAGAGATACAATGAAAGAGGTATATATTAAAAAATAGTATATTTATATTCTAATAGTTGCAAAATATATAAGTATTGAAGCCTATTAATAAAAAATTCTCAAAATTATTCTCTCTCAGTAGGCAACCTTTTATGCAAGTACGCGACTTATAGTATGAACACGGTTTTAATTATGCGTTCATAAAGAATGTAAATGCCTGCATGCGAGAGAGTTGGGGTGTATAATAATGTGCTTGTATCGTAATGCATATCCTGCATTTTACACTTATGCACAATTGTTAACAACCCAAAATATTTTTGAGATTAAGAGGCAACCTTTGCTCCTTAATTACGACATGTCTGTAATGAACATGAATTTAATTAACAACAAAAGACGAATAAGGCGATAAAATTAATTAAGTAGACAGGAGTATAGCGTTTAATTAATTATTTTTGGAGTATATACTCTCCTAGATTTGAAGCAAGTAAAAGAATATTGAACATATGATGATGTTAAATCGGAAATTACCTAAGAGCTATATGAACAAAAGGTTTATAGGCATTTTTATTCTTATGCTAATTAGCAGCATGGCGATGGCGCAAGTTGAAATTTGCGACAATGCTTTGGATGATGACGGAGATGGCTTCATTGATTTGAATGATTCGGATTGTTTATGTGGTGGGGTTCTAACCTTATCCGATACTGGCTTGGTATCTAATTTTAGTATGGAACACACAACCGGCTGTATAACTGAGAAATGGGCATATATGAATCCGTTGCCAATCGACGATTGGCCAGTTCCTTCCGACCCGGGTAATAATGGCTCTACAGATTGGTTTGATGCAAATTGTGGTGCACCATTATACGGTGGTCTAGATGATGCTATTGCTTCACATGCAGATGCTATAAATCAACCGATATTGGGAGATGTTTTTCAAGGAGCGCAAGTAACGGATGATTGGAGAGAATACATGTCTTTTAATTTGCATTCCCCAGCGTTGGCAGGCGTTGAGCATTGTTTTAACTTTTGGCTAGCGGAAACAGCAAATACAGACTACCTTGAGGGCGATTGTGAGATGGATCCCTTCACTCCGTATCCTATGCAACTTTTTGGAAGTAATGCTGTTAATGCGGATGGTTCACATTTAGGTGGATGGGCAATGGGGACAACCTGCCCGACGGGCTATGAGAAACTAGGGGCCCCATATGTGAATTCAGGATCAACTGATGAAGTATGGGATAACCATTGCTTTTGCTTTACACCGACTGTAGATATTAATAGCATGTATTTTGGGATGGACTGTGAAGAAATACCTGGTTACAATGGCTATCCTGATAAGGCTTGTACTTTATATCAACTCTTCGACAACTTTGTAATTTCTGCAGATATTTCTTGTACAGGCGTATCTTTCGCAGCTACAGTTGGTGTTGAAGGTGGCGGCCAGAGTAGTATTGATGCAGGAAATGCACAAAAACCATGTTCTGGAGCTTTCGCGTTAGAGGGAATTACAGATACGATGGATTGTCCTTATCAATGGTATTTAGAGGACATTGCAATTGTTGGACAAAGCGGAACTTCCGTTAAGAATTTTCCGCATGTATTGGATGTAGAAGCTCTTGTAAATGCAGGGAGTCTTTCACCTGCTGATGGTATAGGTCAGTATACTTTTAGAGTAGATTGTGGAATTGATGGTGCGACTTGCGATGATTTTACGGTAACCACTGCTGGGCCTTCCCTGTCGGAGGAATTCGCTGTAAGACCAGTTTGTAATGGCCAATGCGATGGAATAATTCAGGTTAATTCTTATGGTGGAAACCCAAATTATACGATTGATTGGACAAGCGATATTGGTGGATC encodes:
- a CDS encoding Lrp/AsnC family transcriptional regulator; the encoded protein is MSDKEFKIDEKDFEIMRHLRNDGRKSFTDIAAEMNSSVGMVRNRYNELVEKKILAVEGWVAPSKRGLMSFARVSISVKPANKINAVTEKLKSVTNVCFIAVSSGKYSIDISLLSESNQKLFQILNDEIHSIDGVEETDVTMYFNILKWGKRVTDKIIPGKSK
- a CDS encoding Lrp/AsnC family transcriptional regulator, producing MKENEYKIDKQDAQIINFLHIDGRMSFKDIAQELNVSVATIHNRYKNLVKHNILHVVGWTDVTKNGYNGYSRVLIEVKPMNLLENVVEELMKLDEIPFMALISGQYSIEVDVVCKDNSDLAKILHTKIINIKGVNQTDITQYFDILQDNDLPISIKNE